GGCTTCGGAGGCCGCCGCGAGGCTCTGCGCGTTCGCGGCCCGCAGTTGCCTGTCGAGCCGATCACCGCGGACGATCGCCAGCACCGCGGCGGTGGAGGCGACCACGGTGAGCACCGCCAGGACGCCGGCGAGGATCCGGCGCATCCGAGCCCCGCGCCGGCGCTGCCGGAGGGAGGCGGCCAGGAACTCCCGGCCGGCCGCGCTGATCTCCTGCTCCGGCACGGTCCCGAGCAGCGCCCGCGCCTCCGCGAGCCGCCCGCCCCGGTAGAGGCGCCCGGCCTCCTCGCCGGCGTCCCGCCACTGTTCGGCAGCCACCTCCAGGTCCTGGACGGCCCGCCGGCCGGCGCGATCGGTCGCCATCCAGGAGCGCAGCCGCGGCCACGAACGGATCAGCGCCTCGTGGGTGATCTCCACGTCCGGCCCGTCCAGGGTGACGAGGCGGGCCTCCGCGAAGGCCGCCAGCACGGCCCGCGCCTCGGGGCCGGCGACGTCCGAGCGGCGGAGCCGGCGCCGGGTGTCGGGCCCGTCGCCACCCGCCCGGACCATGCGCAGCAGCAGGCCACGCGCGACGTCCCGGGCCTGCGGCGCGAGGGCCCCGAACACCTCCTCGGCGGTCGCCGCCACCGCCCCGGTGACCCCACCGGCCGCCCGGTACCCGTCGACCGTCAGGGTCGCGCCGGTCCGGCCCTGCCAGGTGCGGAGCAACGCCTGGGAGAGCAGTGGCAGTACGCCGGGGTGGTAGCCGGTGGCGTTCGCGTCGGCCGGATCCGCGCCGGCGTCGCGCAGCAGGATCTCGACGAGGCCCGGTTGCGGCGCGTACCCGGTGCGTGCGGCCGGCTCGGTGATCGCCTCCCGCAGTTCGCCGGTGGTCATCGGACCGACCACCACGGTCCGGCTCTCCAGCGCGGACACCAGCGCGCCGAATCCGGCGCAGTGACCGATGAAGTCGGAACGCACGCCGAGGACCACTGTCGCCGCCGGGTGACCGGGCGCCGCGGCGGCGTCGAGTGCGGCGACGAACTCCCGCCGCTCCGGTTCGGTCGCCGCCGACGTGAACAGCTCCTCGAACTGGTCGACCACGATCAGCACGGCGGCGTTCCGCGCTCGGGCGATGGCTTCGGGCAGGGCGGCCCGCACCACGGCGGGATCCTGGGAGCACCAGTCGGCCAGCGCGGTCGCCAGCGCGCCGAGCGGGTCGTCGCCGGGGGTGAACAGGATGTGCTGGGGTGGCGGGGTGGCGAGGGCGCCCAGCTCCCCGCGGCGGACGGCGGGGATCAGGCCGGCGGCCAGCAGCGAGCTCTTCCCGGAGCCGGAGGGCCCGCTGACGACGACGAGGCCACCCGTCGACAGCCCCTCCCGAAGCCGGCGCAGCACGGCCTCCACCAGCGCCGCCCGGCCCGCGAAGAGGACCTCGTCCTCGACCGTGTACGGCTCGAGCCCCCGGTACGGACACGCCCCCTCGCCGGGCTGCTCCCCGGATGCCGGATCGGTGACCGGCCGGTAGGCGCGGTTGGGTGCCAGCACCAGCTCGGCGGCGTTGTTGCCGATCCGCAGCACCGGGGCCGGGCCGCCGCGCCGGACGATGCGCCGGTGCAGATGGTCGAAGACGTGCTGCAGCCGCAACTCGCCCGGAGCGGTGGGTATGCCGTCGTTCAGCGCCGCCAGCAGTTCGCCGCTGAACGCGGTGTACCGCTCACCGTCGGGCGCCAGCGCGTGCTCGTCCCGGTCGGCCGAGGCGAGCAGCGCGCCGCTGGGCACCGGGTTCACCGCCCGGCCGGAGAAGCAGCAGTCCAGTACCACCACCACCGTCCGCGCGCGGCACGACATCAGCACCCCGTGGATCTCGGAGAACGGCAGTGCCTGGTACGCGGCCTTCTTGGTGAGGTCGACGGTGGCCCGGGTGGCCAGGTGCAGGGCGCCGTCCGGACTGAGTGCTCCGTGGCCGACGTAGTAGACCAGCAGCACGTCCGTCGCGTCGTCGGCGGCGGCGATCACGGCGTCCAGGAACGGCTCCGGACCGGCCGGGTCGACGAGGGTCGTGATGTTGCCGGGACGCAGGCCGCAGCCGACGAGTGCGTCCCGGAGCGCGGTGACGGTCTCCTCGACGGCCGGGACCGGCGGCAACACCGAGCCCGGATCGTGCCGGCCGGTGCCGGCCAGCACGGCACGTGCGCCCGAGCCGCCGAGGCGGGCGGTCACCGTTTCTTGTCCTTTTCGCTCCGTTTCTGCTCTCCGGTGGCCTCGACGGCGCTAGTCAGCGTGCTCGTCAGCTCGGCGAGGCCGGCCGTGTCCAGGGCCCGCACCGTCCGGGCTTCCAGGGTGATCTCCGCACCCTCCCGGTCACGCATCACCAGCCGCACCGCGCCGACCCGGGTGCGCAGCCAGGCGACCAGCGAGGCGACGAACGCGCTGGACACCGAGCCGGCGACGACCTGCAGGGTGTCGGTGCCGGTGCCCAGTTCGCCCCGCGCGACAGAGGCCACGCACAGGCTCACCGCACCACGGAGGGCATCCTCCCGGAGGAGCCAGGCGCGCAGGCCCAGCAACTGGTCGGCCGCGTCGTCGCCGGCCACGGTGACCCGCACGTCCATGACGTCAGCCCCTGGTTGTCCGGTCCGGTCCGCGATGGTCCCGGACGTCCAAGGTGACATACCGCGGTGCGCACTTCAACCGCCGCCTTTACCCGAAGGCGTACCGGCCGGCGATCCGGAACACCGGAATGTCACCCGCGAGAACCGGATTTCACCCACCCGATCTTGGCTTAGCACGGCCGGCCGGCCGACCGGAGCAACATTGGCGAAATCGGGCCGAATGGCCGTCGCGGCAAAGACGGCCGGACAACGAATTACGGCAAACACGGCGGGCCCGAATGTAATCGCCGGGGGCCGCGTCGAAATATTCTTTTCCCAACGCAGTGCACCATTCGATTTAACGGGGGTTATTCATGTTCCGTCAACTGACCGCCGGCGCGGCGATGCTCGCCTCGCTCGTCGTGGCCACGCCCGCTCACGCCACGCCGCTGCCCACGCCGGACGAGATGATGATCATCAACGTGGTGAACGCGAACGGATCCGGATGCCCGGACAAGTCCGCGAAGATCACCGTGTCGCCGGACAACACCGCGTTCACGGTGACCTACTCGGACTACACGGCTCAGGTCGGGCCGGAATCAACACCACTGGATTTCCGAAAGAATTGCCAGATCGCGCTGGACATCAAGGTGCCGTCCGGATTCACGTTCGCGATCGCCAGCGCGGACTATCGCGGATACGCCAGCCTGGCGAAGGGCGCGTGGGCGCAGGAGGCCGCCAACTACTACTTCCAGGGGCATTCCCAGACGACCCGGATCGAGCACAACTTCAAGGGCCCGTTCGATGACAACTGGCAGCGCAACGACCAGGTCGGGATCGCCTCGCTGAGCTTCCTGCCGTGCGGGGAGCGCCGCTATCTGAACATCAACACCGACCTGCGGGTCAACCGCGGGTCGTCGGACGCGCACAAGTACACCAGCTTCATCTCGATGGACTCCACCGACGCCGCGATCAACACGGTGTACCGGGTCGCCTGGAAGCGCTGCTAGTCGTCAACTGTCGAAGACCGCCCACGGGCTCTCGGTGGGTGGGCGCGGGCCGGTCGTCGTCGCGACGGCCGGCCCGGCCTGGT
This window of the Actinoplanes oblitus genome carries:
- a CDS encoding caspase, EACC1-associated type encodes the protein MTARLGGSGARAVLAGTGRHDPGSVLPPVPAVEETVTALRDALVGCGLRPGNITTLVDPAGPEPFLDAVIAAADDATDVLLVYYVGHGALSPDGALHLATRATVDLTKKAAYQALPFSEIHGVLMSCRARTVVVVLDCCFSGRAVNPVPSGALLASADRDEHALAPDGERYTAFSGELLAALNDGIPTAPGELRLQHVFDHLHRRIVRRGGPAPVLRIGNNAAELVLAPNRAYRPVTDPASGEQPGEGACPYRGLEPYTVEDEVLFAGRAALVEAVLRRLREGLSTGGLVVVSGPSGSGKSSLLAAGLIPAVRRGELGALATPPPQHILFTPGDDPLGALATALADWCSQDPAVVRAALPEAIARARNAAVLIVVDQFEELFTSAATEPERREFVAALDAAAAPGHPAATVVLGVRSDFIGHCAGFGALVSALESRTVVVGPMTTGELREAITEPAARTGYAPQPGLVEILLRDAGADPADANATGYHPGVLPLLSQALLRTWQGRTGATLTVDGYRAAGGVTGAVAATAEEVFGALAPQARDVARGLLLRMVRAGGDGPDTRRRLRRSDVAGPEARAVLAAFAEARLVTLDGPDVEITHEALIRSWPRLRSWMATDRAGRRAVQDLEVAAEQWRDAGEEAGRLYRGGRLAEARALLGTVPEQEISAAGREFLAASLRQRRRGARMRRILAGVLAVLTVVASTAAVLAIVRGDRLDRQLRAANAQSLAAASEAEAPGRPAFAARLALAAWRAEQSSPAARNALARRYLQLRSVDHVFDDLARRPITQLRSSGDGRMTMLLDDQGVTMVTGLLSGPVSTWRIPGADLRAALSADGRWLVTARTGKPIELWDLRGRTGPLPLAGSPEVTWTHGIHLAFASDGSRLLAAGGNDAFLWAVASRTRMPLPARPFGAPGLSGVEFTEDPDLVLVSHPSTELSEPDTLETRSLTDGRRVRGFPAGAVAAGRGRWVVTCVTASPGAAGGPLLTLRSAATGQPARRLWDPNCALAPIAGGDYLVPSATSSPSPGRQRVVSAATGAAYDLVLPPAADALRPVGADVPVEVIDRGGAPVALMAVGTTVLRLADVVRDWLPRPGDASPIGDGNQLVFRTTDTVEVLDRSSGRRLGRLVKDRAVRYNGSGWPLGFARKGVYWQVTDFVMPELTRNHDYPLPGADPGADLLIGSLAVTTVGATTMAAMVKDQLSTWNTVTGRMIAGPIAMSSTEEQRLRFVMDGGLVERPGHPDEFAVFAAGEPIQLWSAAQGKRLRTLAVTAGSEDIAFDDTGDRVVTRQAGAIEVWDVGTGRRIGEPITAPDVDALLGITADGYVVTGKAEVVSLWDPRRRVVSGTLDFGSGEAPVTLHGADRLAVDGTDLMPSVVPLSATTWFGELCRAFGTGFTAPERAALPDGADDVNPCTER
- a CDS encoding effector-associated constant component EACC1, which codes for MDVRVTVAGDDAADQLLGLRAWLLREDALRGAVSLCVASVARGELGTGTDTLQVVAGSVSSAFVASLVAWLRTRVGAVRLVMRDREGAEITLEARTVRALDTAGLAELTSTLTSAVEATGEQKRSEKDKKR
- a CDS encoding DUF4360 domain-containing protein gives rise to the protein MFRQLTAGAAMLASLVVATPAHATPLPTPDEMMIINVVNANGSGCPDKSAKITVSPDNTAFTVTYSDYTAQVGPESTPLDFRKNCQIALDIKVPSGFTFAIASADYRGYASLAKGAWAQEAANYYFQGHSQTTRIEHNFKGPFDDNWQRNDQVGIASLSFLPCGERRYLNINTDLRVNRGSSDAHKYTSFISMDSTDAAINTVYRVAWKRC